The following are from one region of the Vigna unguiculata cultivar IT97K-499-35 unplaced genomic scaffold, ASM411807v1 contig_80, whole genome shotgun sequence genome:
- the LOC114172950 gene encoding uncharacterized protein LOC114172950: MVTSFGIKEDASNKCIYLNTSESKFIILALYVDDIFLVRSSVELLTGTKFVLNSHFGMNLGDAFVVLGIQFFVIGHVAFLDCLREDTLIKSLRFNKHSLLPCIQKFNGTKDHMLTYKKSDQLQVIGYSDSNLVGCPNDRKSASGFGCMMAEEVIFWKRVKQTLTTTSTMNA; encoded by the exons ATGGTCACTTCTTTTGGCATTAAGGAAGATGCCTCAAATAAGTGCATTTACTTGAATACTAGTGAGAGTAAATTCATCATTCTTgccttatatgttgatgatatttttcttgttaGAAGTAGTGTTGAACTTTTGACTGGGACAAAATTTGTGTTAAATAGCCACTTTGGTATGAACCTTGGCGATGCTTTTGTTGTTCTAGGCATTCAGTTTTTCGTGATAGGTCATGTGGCATTCTTGGATTGTCTTAGAGAGGATACATTGATAAAGTCCTTAAGGTTTAACAAGCATTCTTTGCTTCCATGTATTCAAAAG TTTAAT GGAACCAAGGATCACATGTTGACCTATAAGAAGTCTGATCAACTTCAGGTCATTGGTTACTCTGATTCTAATTTGGTTGGTTGCCCTAATGATCGAAAATCTGCTTCTGGCTTTGGTTGTATGATGGCAGAAGAAGTTATTTTTTGGAAGAGGGTTAAACAAACTCTTACAACTACTTCTACCATGAATGCA